The Hippocampus zosterae strain Florida chromosome 10, ASM2543408v3, whole genome shotgun sequence genome contains the following window.
aGTAAATTAAGGGactcatttattttactttagggGAAAGAAAAGACATTTCTGTTGTGGTTTATCACTTCATCACTCATTCTGTCTTTGCATCTATTACAAGTCTTAAAAGTAAGGTTAAATTTtgccctctctttttttttggtccacagAACCCCTTCTGCTTCCTATTCGTGTGCAACTGCTTTATAGGCAACACATCCTGAGAGAGATCCAGGCCAATATCACATCTCATGTGAGTAATTTTCAAAGCAGCTGACAACTATTTCGGCAAATAAACAGCACGAAAAATAAGCAAGAGCGCTTTCATAAGGCATTGCGAACTACTCTCCTCACACATGCTCCgagatgttgtcattgatcttTCTGCACTGTTTACAGTAaactgtaaaaaagaaaaaaaaatccatgcttTTAAGTGAATAAAATGTATCAGGTATGTAAATGTAAAGTTTTGGACACTCGTAACCAACAAATGGTGAATAGACACAAAACCTTCATGGTAGCATATAATAAGTGGGGTAGTTTAAGGGCTTTGATTCTAGTTTTAAAATTAGGGGGTTGCTGTATTTAAAGAGCCCAAGATACAGTAAGACTCTTTCCCTTAGAGATGGATGTGGTCTGACTACCACATCCTAGCGCTGTTGTCACCATCGCTCTGATCCGAGCTCACTTATCTGAGTtatgataaaagaaaaaaaaatggattgaagaATGAGAGGAAacagcaaagaagaaaaagtgttTTAGTGCAAGAGAGTGTCTCTTTGCCGGAGACAGATGTGAGGCCGGGAtgagggatggaggaaggcGCTCGACAGAGGATGGACTGCATCCACACTTCTCACACATGCCAGTGGTTAGTGGTCTGTGGGCCGAGATGGATGGAGAGAAGAAAAGGGAGGGGAGGAGAATCGATGAAAAGAGAGCCTGGTTTTAATTCTGCCTGGAATGGCGTGAAGGACCGACGCGTCTCTTTCAGGCCTGTCAGAGAGCGTGACCATGTGAAAAAGTTTACGCTCAGCTGCCGCCGCGGCTTCTTTTTAATGTACTTGAGGTCCAGCTGACTCATTGTGAATCAAGCAGAGTGACTAAGGCATCCGAAAACATGTCACACATCATCCTTCTTTCTCCGTTGTGGACTTCATACTTTGTGAAGGCTGTGAAAGAATATCAGTACTTCGCCCCATACTCTCCTCCTGATTGTGTCTGTTACACGTTCAGTTCTTTTGGCTCCTCCCAGCATGGATTTATTGGATACGTATATTTATACTGAGTTATATTTGTACCGAGCTGAAGCCCCactgtcacaaaaataaaaatctcttcACCGCGCGCGTTCATCTGCGCTGTTCATCGAGCATTGCGCTCCACTGCACTCAGCGATGTGCATCTTTCTAGAGTGTAGTCACTCTGCGAGGAATTCATCTCAGCATGCAACTGCAACGCAAGCCAGCTTTTTAAAGCATTGTTTTTACGCGAGTCCTTGGGAACCTTGAACATGGCCATTTGTAGTCTTGATGCACTTTTGGTTGAGCAAACTCCTCTGCGGGAGATTTTATTCTTCCTTCGCTCTTTTGCTTGGCTTGGCTATCCTTCGCTCATTTttgtgagatgttttttttttagggtgtaaACAGCTGGTTGATATTCGATGTGTTGATTCTGGGTTTAATGACTGTGGTTGGATACGGGAGGGAGAATTTTTCAGTTCAATGACTTTTATTATTTGTGCAATCAGCATCTTACTTTCTGTTTGATCGGTTCAATCTGTGCAGGATCCAGATTTTGCGGAGGTGTTGACAGACCTGAATAGCCGCGAACTCTTTTGGCTCTCTCGCGGGCAGCTCAAGATCGCCGTGGCAACAGAGGGTCACCGTTCCCAGCAGATCTCAGGATTCATTACTGGCAGAAAATCCTGTGACAGTAAGTACAACCAAACGCATGCCTTGTTGAGACTGGACACGGTTCTGGGAAATGTCTCAtgtcattgttaaaaaaaaaaattgaaaaacgcacaaaaatatgtttgcttACATCTTTGCGTCGGAGATCTTAAGTGCGCTGTTTTGCCTTTCCCCATAGCATTTCTCCCTTACAGTTCTGAGGAAGAATcgctggagttttcatgttctccccatgcttgcatgttatttttcacacacacagcgaAAGTTGGCTTGCACGTCTTAAGGTCACAGTCCGCTGGACCTGACAGTCCTCGTCGGTTGTTACTGTTGGTGCTATGATGTCATGTGTGAAGAATTTGAACCCAACATGATCTTTTCACTCTCACCTCTGGTctcttttcttcctcttcttgatCATTCAGTCTCTGAGCACATCTACGGCCTCGtttgttctgctttttttttccttgcccctttattcattttttatacATTGTTCTCTCCCCTCTGCTTCTAATTCCCACTGAATCCTTTTAAGCCTACTGCATTCAGCGAGGGTTACCTCATACCAAGACTTTACCTTGGGTGTGTTTTTGTGAATGCGCCACACAGCGCGACCACATATGCTATCGTCATATGGatctgcaaggtctcacatAGGATCAGATGTTGTCGGTCATAAAGGTGCCCTCGTTGACTTTTCATTAGACACGCGCATGCTAACACAGTGTGAGTGTGGCACACACCTCTTTCCTTTAAACCAAGAAGCAAATATGACAGTCGTCGTTGTCTCATTTTGCATGCTGTCACACGACAGCAGTCTGAAGGGAGATTTTGATGAAAGTCACTTATGTGTGGTTCAGCTATCCAAAGCGTGCTGTCCAGCGGTGATGCGCTGACTCCTGGGAAGACAGGAGGCACGGGCTCCGCCATCTTTAACCTTCATGATAACGGCACGTTGGATTATCAGGTATGGATCTGTTTGGAACCAATGTTAATTTTCATTTTACGCGTTTCTCAGCTACAAGTTGaaaaagtcttttgctagcttgTTGTTTCAACGACCTTAGCTAGAGCTTCTGACTATTATAAAGTGTTGAGTTTATTAtttctctattttttattttttacagtaaatTAGTAATACTGATGATGTTTGTTTGGTGGATTCTCATAAGAAAATAAAGTAATATCAGCAATTTCAATGTAAATTCCATATCTGTTCCCCCGTTCTCAGATTCAAGTTGCAGGTCTTACCGGAGACATGATCGGCCTCACAATCGAGTTGAAACCACGGCGGCGAAACAAGCGCTCTGTACTGTACGATTTAACACCGGAGTACAATAAGGCCACGGGAAGAGCAGTGGGCAGCTGGAGTCGCTTAGAAGCCCGAAGCATTCACATGCTGCTGCAGAATGAACTCTTCATCAATGTGGCTACGGGTCAAAACCAAGATGGGGAACTACGGGGCCAGATCAAAGCACTGCCCTATAGTGGCCTGGAGGCTCCGAGGCATGGTAAGGGTCATTGGTCGACACAATTGGAGCAATTCAACATTCGCGAAACCATCCCTACAACTCATTCATTGTTCACTTGGTCCTCTAGAGTTGCCCAGCCCTCTTGCCGGCCACTTTGTGTCGCCCCCAATTAGAACCGGGGCTTCTGGCCACGCCTGGGTATCGGTGGACAAATATTGTCACCTTCATTATGAGATTGTTGTGGCTGGCCTCAGCAAGGCTGAAGACCTGACCGTGAATGCGCATCTGCACGGCCTCGCTGAGATCGGTGAGCTGGATGACAGCAATATCAATCACAAGAGACTGCTGACTGGCTTCTACGGCTCACAGGTACATCACCTCAAATATTCTCGAGACTTGCAGTCTTGGCTCCACAGGCCCACAAACGCAGAACCCGTACACAATCTCAGTCTGTTTCAACCCATCGCTCGTCTCCTCCAGGCTCAGGGAGTGTTGAAGGACATCAGTGCAGAATTACTGCAGCACTTGGACCAAGGAACGGCCTTCATCCAGGTCAGCACCAAGCTGAACCCAAGGGGAGAAATCCGTGGAAGGGTATGTGAAGAAAATTTTCCTTGTTACACATCGGTCAGTTTATTTGTGTCTGTCTTATTGAGtcatcacattttcattcagaaTAAGTCTCAATAGAGCTTGACGCGGACTTTGATTCGCTGTTTTGGGGCGGGTATTTCTTCAAACATTCACAGTTAAAAACTGCCTGATGGATAAAGAATATTGAAATGTGAGGAAAAATCAGTCTGTACGTAAAACATAACTGCAAGCAAAGCTACAGGACGTCGATCCGACCTACACACGTGCTCTTGTAAAACAACAATTTTATATgacaagagaagcattttacgGCTAAGCTTACAAATGTACTCCAGATGCCAACACGACATAGCAAAGAGAGGATGCATCATCTGGCAACTCTTCCATGTCTGCTATCTTGTGGTGAAATGGTGATATCACAACTTAAAACTACATTCGACCACTGCATACTTGCGGTTCGGCACCCATGTATTGGTGTAATCGATAATAATATTTTTCTgtacttttaaaatatttcttctgggatttttttccccacataacCCCCATTTTCTTGTGTAGAAAATAGAATGAATgttaattagcattttttttggatggatattttagttttgtaaaaaaaaaaaagatttgatggcaaccagttcaggttgccccaaagcctactgccccaagacagctgggatagggtccagtgCAAGTGACCCTTGAGAGtaatggatcagaaaatggatggatggatcgctaaaaataaacatttgagtCCACCTGTTTGAATATCAAACTGGTCCACCACATAAATAGTAAACAGAGAAGTTCCAACATCTCACTGTCCTCTCTTTCAATGTTCTTTACAATCTTGTCATTTGTCCAGGTCCATGCGCGCAACAACTGCGAGTTTGGGAATAAAGGGGACGTTGATGAGGCCGAGTTTGACGACCTTTTTGTCAAAGATCCCGAAATGTTGAAGAAAGACCCTCATACCTGCTCCTTTGAGAACCAGTACCATGCTCACGGAGCCAGCTGGACTCCCAACTATGATAAATGTTTCTCCTGTAGTTGCCAGGTAATTAAAAAGACACCTAATGAGACATACGTTTGAAAGTTGAAACCGTAAGGAAATGTGGTTGTTCTTTTTCAAGTGTGATCCTAACTGCAGGGAAATCTCATTTTCATCTCTCCGTAGAAGCGAACTGTGATCTGTGATCCCGTAATCTGCCCGGTGTTGACATGTTCCAAAACTATCCAGCCCGACGATAAATGCTGCCCAATCTGTGATGGTGAGAATCTTGTTAAATGACGTTACACCAGTGTGCCATATGAGATCAACAGGCATGCTAcggaaaattttccaatttCACTAGGTcctaaattttttttctgtagtacAAATATtgtgtctttgttcatctatctatgccagtgacataTCGTCACAGGCAGAGCAACGTAACagtcttccactagatggcaattAACCTATTTGCCTTttgtgtaattattatttttttaaaccgatccctttgttttgatgattttgGATTCAATTCAAATGTTGTATTACTAACCTTACTGGTAGTATGCATCCTGCTTTTGGTATGTAATGATGAGCTATGCCTGCATTCCTTTGTTGCCATCCAGAGAGGAAGGACGTAAAGGACACAAAAGCTCTTGAAAAAGTGGAAGAAAATCCTGAAGGTGGGTGTTTTTCTTCCTCGCATCTGGAATTTGTTTGTGTCGTGCGTCTGTTTGCAAGTATAGACTGCAAATCATTTGGGTATTTCCCTGCCATCTGTCGTCATCGTAACAATCGAATGTCTTTCTCTTAGGTTGTTATTTTGAGGGAGACCAGAAAATGCATGCCCCAGGAACGACATGGCATCCTTTTGTACCTCCCTTTGGTTACATTAAATGTGCCGTCTGCACTTGCAAGGTACACATGCACCAGCACTCACATCTGGCTTTACTTTGCAAGGCCCCTGATGGGTCATTTAACTTGTGTTAGCTCCCAAGGAACAGGTCTGAAGACATGTCTCTTGTATGCTTAGTATAGGAGGTCCTCAGTTTACGCCGATCCCGACATACGAGAGTTCAAGTTTACAAGACGAAATGAAGTCGTCTGTGCAGTGGCGTTAGGCGTACTTGCTTACCGACaaaaatacttttctttttgttgattgtttcagattttcatGCATCGATTTCACGTTGCTTTTATGTCATTGGGTCATTTTTTTGCTTGGATTCATAAATGGTAGTCACCTCTCACAGGGCTCAACAGGCGAGGTACACTGCGAGAAAGTGACGTGTCCACCGGTGACATGCAGTCATCCCGTGAGACGAAATCCGTCGGACTGCTGTAAAGAATGTCCGGAGGAGGAGAAGACACCCAGCGCCCTGGAACACACCGACATGATGCAGGCGGATGGGCCGAGACACTGCAAATTTGGCAAGAACTATTACCACAACAGCGACAACTGGCATCCATGGGTGCCCTTGGTAGGAGAGATGAAGTGTATCAACTGCTGGTGTGATGTAAGTACTGTATTGTCAAAGCTAAGAGATATGAACCCAGCCATTATGGACAAACGTATTGAAATTAAACACTTTGGGGCATAAAGCCAGCCCTCGTGACACCCCttataccaggggtgggcaattagtttttgcatagggccacatgagaaccagaaaatattatggagggccggatcaaaagggtcaactaaattcgacataatattaatgggatttctttatttaaaaagcagtattttgcatttttgccacgtttttcagactttaagagtacattattccgtcgtatcgaacgggatttgcttgacttggcgctactgcgggcttccgtatcgtctcccccttcctccctatgctctgcaacttcaagtaactgtgccacctggcgttgaaatgcctgtcattacaagtccaaatgaaatgaatgcagtcattgacatcgaaccttaattgtgtaccaaccttcggcgggccggcttaaaaagaccagcgggccggatttggcccgcgggccgtagtttgcccacctctgccttATATTGTACTGCGAAGCCAACGGCGGGGCGGGCTTTCATTGACGACCGAGGGCGTGTTAGTTACATAAAGTTGAAGCAAAGTTACAAATTTCAAGTTACACTTCAAGTGTCGCAGTAGTTTTGTCCATGCTCTTGCGTAAGTAAGACCTGTGTCAAAGTTAGGCTCATCATGTTTTAATTTAAAGGATGTTTTTTTGCCCTCAAAGAATTCAACTTAAATTTGTATTGAAAGCATTTTGTGATACAGTACAACTTTTGCTTTCGTTTTCCATCCAACAGTACCAATGGTTTGTGCGAAGATGGCACCCTTTGTGTGGTTCGCCCTGTTATCTGTCTATAGCCAATAACCACCTTAGGGCACAGGAACTAGCTAGCATCCTATGGTTGCATCCTACACATTGTCATAGAAAAGAAGGCTCATGTGTTTCACAAAAGTAGTGACTTGCGGTGCATGAGATAATCTAATTGGCGGAAATTTCCCTTGAGAGCACCAAAACCAAACTAATCGGAAAATAAATATTGCACTTACATTCTTTAGATATCCAAAGTGGAAGTAGTTGCGTTGCCTCTGCCAGTGTTAATAAGGTTTGCTTTTGATTTTCATATCCACTTTAATAAATAatgacgtgtctgtgttttgttttggaaccATGGCCAGTCCCTCTGGGTTTCATttaataaaagtgaaaaatgaagcAGCAGCTCTTTCTccaaatatctccccccccccccccccctgccctccaACAATATATCAAACTAATGTCCCTTTGTTATTTCCCACAGCATGGTGTGACCAAGTGTCAGCGAAAGCAATGTCCAGTGCTTACCTGCTCCAACATCACTCGCAGAGATGGCTCGTGCTGTCCTGACTGCATCGGTGCGTGCTCATCACGCCTCTAAAGTTTGCTACACCCttgactgcttgccagccaattgcagttaATCATTCATTGGAATCAGAAATGAAATCTTATGCATcttccccctctttttttcctgtaGATACGAGAGGCAACGATGAACTCGTCATGAAGGCTCTCGACAAACAGCTAAGCCAGACACTGACCTAACCCAGAACACTCAAATAACCCCGATGACGACTTTGCCAACCCTTCACCCAAACCCAGAGCTGCACACTGGGCCCATCaattcccccccctcccccaccatctCCCACCCACCTTGTCGTCAGCTTTAAGATTGTAAAAGACAGAAACGAGCACAGGAGGAAAATGAGAAGATGAAAACTTTAACGAATGACAGAATTTTCCAAGGGATTAGTGACCTTGGAGAGGACCAAACAGACGTTACAAACTAGCAGACCTCCGCTTCCTGTCTTGAAATTTTCCTGGAGATTTTtgcttgcttaaaaaaaaatagtcagcaGCTTTGCAGCATTTGAATGGAAGCTTTAGGCTGTTTAGTGAGTTTCAGTTGAACGTCGCTGACAGGCCTTCTCTTTTGGAGCCCAGCCATAGATACTGTACTATAGCTACTTCAAGTGCTCTCACTGGACAATGTAAGACATGCATGAATGTGTGAATCTGTCTGAAtcagagtatgtgt
Protein-coding sequences here:
- the chrd gene encoding chordin, which produces MLVPRVLRSVLCVLSCVCACVETASRLKSHSLPIQSEREPLPSKGLSGCSFGGRFYSLEDSWHPDLGDPFGVMHCVQCHCDPQKSRRGKVFGKVNCKNIKQDCPDPDCDDPILLPGHCCKTCPKGEEGKKQTNPIPDSFEYFHEKGKGKEDDLHKSYNDRSYLSSEDMGPEESRTDFVALLTGVTESWLPSSSAVARARFSLTRTSLAFSITYQKMARPSKILFLGTDGAAAFEYKVPKGQSDMICGVWKNVAKPFLRQLQNEQLHISMSASTGRPEEVEGKVIKHRALFAETFSSTLTSEEENAGMGGIAMLTLSDTENNLHFILILQGLIKNKDKEPLLLPIRVQLLYRQHILREIQANITSHDPDFAEVLTDLNSRELFWLSRGQLKIAVATEGHRSQQISGFITGRKSCDTIQSVLSSGDALTPGKTGGTGSAIFNLHDNGTLDYQIQVAGLTGDMIGLTIELKPRRRNKRSVLYDLTPEYNKATGRAVGSWSRLEARSIHMLLQNELFINVATGQNQDGELRGQIKALPYSGLEAPRHELPSPLAGHFVSPPIRTGASGHAWVSVDKYCHLHYEIVVAGLSKAEDLTVNAHLHGLAEIGELDDSNINHKRLLTGFYGSQAQGVLKDISAELLQHLDQGTAFIQVSTKLNPRGEIRGRVHARNNCEFGNKGDVDEAEFDDLFVKDPEMLKKDPHTCSFENQYHAHGASWTPNYDKCFSCSCQKRTVICDPVICPVLTCSKTIQPDDKCCPICDERKDVKDTKALEKVEENPEGCYFEGDQKMHAPGTTWHPFVPPFGYIKCAVCTCKGSTGEVHCEKVTCPPVTCSHPVRRNPSDCCKECPEEEKTPSALEHTDMMQADGPRHCKFGKNYYHNSDNWHPWVPLVGEMKCINCWCDHGVTKCQRKQCPVLTCSNITRRDGSCCPDCIDTRGNDELVMKALDKQLSQTLT